From a region of the Malania oleifera isolate guangnan ecotype guangnan chromosome 12, ASM2987363v1, whole genome shotgun sequence genome:
- the LOC131143968 gene encoding uncharacterized protein LOC131143968 — protein sequence MGLHYTTSNDIVLNNHQPSRRISTPSLRALVTTYSRSRGGNEHCSSTRQGPEGKHAFTLARVVPGAHASLKMPRQDDIRRGHRANRARRAKAPAQEEQTGQAQSKEEPRAEQWALGKKNKHRRRGLQGRRDEGDKLGQAKRQRRFTEQLKSNRNAKKRGRREAPDPDGRRGRGKTQSRPAGGPGGPERKKAGKLAGAQRKEVGRAPKEDPENRPMLPDTQRNRETRGSTRNEGRDMGANEGRRGAGGQTPRDNPGRRTEARKWPKTTATAEGARRCEQAKADEGKNKEHPEEPRSREGGGPRRRPRKSCMRETGRRKSPERRRGGGAEKRWGRKSQKLKREGKRPEVERDPDRDADAVPETKAAPEKGNGKRKGRPTDRPVPSRQDPGTKIGARGRENKE from the exons atgGGGTTGCACTATAccactagcaacgatatcgtgctcaATAATCACCAACCCAGCAGGAGGATATCCACACCATCCCTCAGGGCGTTAGTGACCACATACTCGCGAAGCAGAGGTGGTAATGAACATTGCAGCAGCACCAGGCAAGGTCCAGAGGGCAAGCATGCATTCACTTTGGCGAGAGTCGTCCCGGGGGCGCATGCGTCACTCAAGATGCCCAGGCAAGATGACATTAG GAGGGGGCACAGGGCCAATAGGGCCAGAAGGGCAAAGGCCCCAGCGCAAGAAGAACAGACAGGGCAAGCGCAAAGTAAGGAAGAACCCAGGGCAGAACAGTGGGCACTGGGCAAGAAGAACAAGCATAGGCGCAGAGGGCTCCAGGGAAGGCGAGACGAGGGCGATAAGCTAGGGCAGGCCAAAAG ACAGCGCAGGTTCACAGAGCAACTCAAATCAAACAGGAACGCGAAAAAGAGGGGTAGAAGGGAGGCCCCGGACCCGGACGGACGAAGAGGCCGCGGGAAAACCCAAAGCCGACCGGCCGGGGGGCCCGGGGGGCCCGAACGCAAAAAAGCCGGCAAGCTCGCAGGGGCCCAGAGGAAGGAGGTAGGGAGGGCCCCAAAAGAAGACCCAGAGAACCGGCCGATGCTTCCAGACACCCAAAGGAACAGGGAAACGAGAGGGAGCACCCGCAACGAGGGGAGGGATATGGGTGCGAACGAGGGCCGACGAGGGGCCGGAGGACAGACACCAAGGGACAACCCTGGGCGCCGCACCGAGGCCCGCAAATGGCCAAAAACGACGGCAACCGCAGAGGGGGCAAGGAGATGCGAGCAGGCGAAAGCAGACGAAGGAAAGAACAAGGAGCACCCGGAAGAACCCAGGAGCCGAGAGGGGGGAGGCCCCCGACGACGACCGAGGAAAAGCTGCATGCGTGAGACGGGGAGACGCAAGAGCCCCGAGAGGCGGCGGGGGGGGGGGGCCGAGAAGCGATGGGGCCGGAAAAGTCAGAAACTGAAACGGGAGGGGAAAAGGCCAGAAGTGGAGCGCGACCCCGATAGAGACGCCGATGCCGTGCCAGAAACCAAGGCGGCGCCGGAGAAAGGGAACGGCAAGCGAAAAGGGAGGCCAACAGATCGGCCGGTGCCGAGCAGGCAGGATCCAGGCACGAAAATAGGTGCTAGAGGGAGAGAGAACAAGGAGTGA